A region of the Silene latifolia isolate original U9 population chromosome 9, ASM4854445v1, whole genome shotgun sequence genome:
ATCATGAGCAATTTTTTATATTTTACATGACGTACATTCGCAAATTGACAATAACTTATTAATACGATGTCATTATACTAACTTACCAGTTTATCCGAGTGCTTAGAGGCTTGAAAATATTCTCTCcaagaagaacaagagtgaaaagAGATGACCCGGTTTGTATTAGGCCTAATTATTTCAATAGTCATATTAGATTGATCttcatttgagttcttaaaattaCAAGAATCGGTAGCCACCTCGCTTTCCGCTGGTGGCGTGTCAGTCCACCGGTGTGCATTACAGCGGCGGTAGGCACGAGGAGTTGCTCTTGCTTTTGCTTCCTTTCTTTCACAAGAGGTAGAAGAcacatttgatcccatgttgtattttgtgagataaaGAAAAATTACgtaaatattttaaattaaatGAGGGCAAGATAATATAATATATAGAAAATTAAATGGCTTAATTAAATGTGTTTGTGTTAAGGTTGTTTGTGTTTTGGATGATTATACACTTACACTACTAGGGTTTTTATATACGTCTATGAGAATATTTGATTTTTCCATTGTAATTCCCACAAGAAAATTTTGATTACATAGGTGTACTTGCCTGTACTATGTCCTTGTTCACTACTCAAAAAAAATAttctaaacatgcggcccaaaaTTATATGCATTGCATTTttcttgcttatgtgcttacATGATGGATGCATTGCATTTTTCTTGCAAGACCCTACTTGCCTTGCGAATTTTGCATTTTCCTCATAAGTGAAATtacgtgagttgaaagggcgtagagtgcgctaatactcattcggcttattaatttgaataatGGTGAGTGTTTCTTATATTGTGCATACGACTCACCCAATGAGAGCCTTCCTTTTGTCTAGTTTTGAGCATCCtttgtttactcgaggacgagtaaaggcttagtgtggggagatttgataacttCGTTATTTACGCTCTTTCTATGCCTTAGAACCTTTGCTTATAGCTCACTTGAATGTATTTTATGTGCATTTCAGTGTCTTAATTCCCTATAATGCTCAAATCCCGTCCTTTTGAAAGTTTGTTTCGGTTTTGGTTGTATTTATCCATTTTTTGTAGGAAAGATGATGATTTAGCAATACTACACCCACTAAGGGAGGCCCATATGCGATACACATGACCACAAGCCCAACCCAAGACGGAATAAAAGGCTTAAGAGAACAAAAGGCTGAGTCTAGCGCGTATCCAGAAGCAAGATGCGCATCTCTTACAGGAAGGCACAAACCGTGCGCATCCAACAATGCCTTCCTCATCTTCAAGATGCGCATCTCTTACGAGAAAGCACAAAACGTGCGCATCGATGCGTATCTCATATTGGCAAAGTGCGCATCTCCAAATTCGTAAATACTCTTATTAGCTTAAACGACATTGCTTTAAGTCATTTTTACTTGATTTGTAACCTAGTATATAAGCAAAATCTTGAGTTTTCTCAGGGAATAATCATCATATAACAACTCTTAGTGGGAGAAATAGAAAAACCCTTGTAATTTGTGACAATCCTTCAAACAATTTACAAGATTCAAGCTTTCTTTCACCAAATTCCTCATTGTTTTCTCAATTGTTCTTGTTATTGGTATATTTcaatttctctttctctctttaatttcatttgtttacatttgcttacTCTTTAGTTTTGTTAAGTTGTTTATGTTAGAATTCTTCttcttgttgtttgattgttgctTTTCtatctcttgttcatcttttccttgttctttattgttgtttttacccaaagattgaatctttgggtTTCTTGTGTCaaagattgtgtcttttggtTTAATCTCTACCCATCTTAGCTTAATTTGTCTATTATCATAGTTTTGTTGAATTATTGCATGATTAATTGTAGAATCCAATTTTACATCATGTTTACACttaaagaatccatctttattCATTGTCTTGTCTTAAAagccatgattagtgagtagtaccCTTGCTAGGGTGCGATTGGGCACTTACATAAGTGATTAACATGTTTGATTCCATTTAAATAGTCATTAAGGGGAAATTGGTGGGGTTTACCTTAGGATTTACTCTGTTAATGTTGAATTTTGGGATTTTGGTTGATtgatgacccttgtccaccaatgaGAATTGATTAGGTCCTAGGCTGACCACCCATTTTACATCCTTTGCCTATTTGGgttgaacccgggagggagaGCCTAAAGAGGGTGCCTTTGGGAACCGGTTTGACCTTCACCTTTGGGAAAAAGGTTGGGAAGGCCGGGAATTTATCGTATGCTTAATGACTCCTAGCATTGATCGACTACCTTGGGGATGGCGCGCGTTTCCTAGGGTCTTAGAATATAGTGTAGGAGATTCCGAGTCATGAGCCCGGAAGGGAGTTGAGTCGGTAGGTCTAGTGTCCTATTGTGGGCCCGGGAGGGAGTCAataggcgaattagaggcgttttccCCCGCCTTGTGTACCCAAGATGACTTATTGCCGGAATTAACATGATAATCATGAATGTTTGTAGCCTAATCGTGCCCTAGTTCTTTCATATCTTGAGTGAAACATTATTTCGATTAGTTTCTTCCTTGAATTTTGTTGTTGCTTTATTAGTTTAATTTGCTAGTCTTTTAGTGTAGCTTACCTAGTCAATTTACCAATCAATACCTTTTCTTTGACTTAGCTAAACTTAAGAATCTAGACAATCAATAATCACCCatgctccctgtggattcgatcctCAATTAGTGCAACGAACTCGTTCACTTGCGAGGTTAAGATTTAAAACCATCAATGAACGATGTGGAATTCACTTGCATGCAGCGTGCACATTCACGTTCCCGACTGAGTTCGGTACGCTTGATCGGTTGAACCTCCAAATTCGGGAAGGATCGATCCAAGGAAATATTTTTAAGATTCCAACTTAAAAATGGTAACAACGAGTATATTTTTCTAATTTTCAGGATAAATCTTAAATATTTCCTTAGATGGCTTTTTATCAAAAAAGTAAAAACCGTTATACAATTTACTTTATAAAAAACCCTCATATAGGCGTGTATATTAGGCATCtggagcaaagcccattcagtggaccaatcagagcaaagcccatgaagcgtccaccaatcaacaCCGGGCCACGTGTTAAGCATGCAggcacggaatgtcaatcgacatacagtgacaaatcttcttcgacacgctccttggtatctacttgctaatggccagctgatcaaccaagcttggcagcaccggccgggggcaatcaaaagcacacggcactcccaaccttggtctcggccagcgccattttcttttccacattcgatgtccattacacaacaatgtggaggggggatatggtacggcctaaacAGGACCAAGTCGAGGAAGAAGTttgacatgcgcagaatacgctcaacacgcatcgaaggtccataccacggcatagactacgctgggggcaaattgatggggcatattctgcacccgctgaccaagtcaacatattgaccaaggtcaaagctaaaagacaacaagtcaaaggaaaaACCCTAGCTAACCGGCAAAAGCCAGccgctgtcactgggtctcggctcggcaactagccggccgagaggcatatccgtgtactcacatccagtcccctcggcatggagtcaaccagtcctgccggcctgtcatgggtccctcggccgagggtaagacagtctttccacctgctacgccacttggccactacgtgacaaaaggtgaaagtctataaatactccacatctctcattgaaAAACCAACTGAATAATCTGGTatcaaactcccttatctctctacaatatactttgccaagttcaacacacaacttatctctctaagtttactgacttgagcgtcggagtgagtacgctcggtaccaagccgagccctcagtttgttcatctttacagaaaagagtgaaaggaagagacgagcaacgacatcattctacaagctcaagtggtcacaatcctgctccggaattacacccggaacaattggcgccgtctgtggggatagatactaaaaactagtcacctacattacaaaaaaaaaaaaacccattcatcgagctaagaagatgtcaaagcaacaaaaAACTGTGAGCGAAGGAAttgcattcttccaggatgacacgttccgtaattctgagatcgggcagtcccccaccggccgagtcactgacacggcgtacgggatgccgaaagatccagaaacaccgctgcctaccgaccaattcactgtcatgggacatgtggtcgatgcggccaaattaaagctattcctggacctgatgggtagtacgccgattacccctgtcacgacgacgggGGCGACATcgcatccacaggtgaccaggggcCATAGAGTGgctccgaacaacttgtccggaacGATACAAGAAGCTGGGCATGCTAGAACGCCAGCAGAGCCCGTGGTTCCAGtggcagacctgagtccttcccctaCTCGCGGGAGGACatcgtcgccgcggcaacaacgaggccagccccgaaggaatgaaagaagtccgactcaccaaagtcggacaacaagcccttcccgccagagggagataagccggactaaggttgcgaggagccgatcgccgcgtgtcattcgacacgtggtcagacagcccctcagtacctatgtcctcgagatccctgtgccgactaagctgaagctgccgcccttatcatacaaaggggatagcgacccaaccgaccataccgaggctttcgagtcgtacatgtcggtatgggagcagcctgatgaggtgtggtgctgagtcttcccaacgaccctgcatgggatggctcaaagttggtacaaggggctacctaatggctcggtatactgttatgccgacctgagagacaatttcatagcccagtatgcttgcaacaagagaagggccgtggaaacatcagatctcctaactatccgacagggggaggacgagtccctccgaagctacgtgaagagattcgacgctaaggttcaagCGGATCCGTGAGCCGAACACCGAACCGCGGCCTTagcggcgatgaaaggcctcccgaaaggcgagttcaaaaacgagctgatcaagtgcgaagacctaAACTTAGACTCCGCcggaaagatggccgaccgagccgtaaaggtggaagactatcacaaaaccagGGTAGGCCAAAGTGAAGTGGGCACCCGAGAGAGGAAGAGTCGCCGAGACAACATAGATGAAGGTCGTCGTGACGGAACAGTCACGTCCCGATAGATCTAATAGGAAACTTgacactcggcgggcgccggggagtttGGGACCATACTACCgaagcggtacagtagtctcacccccGGTCGCCACTCcaggccgaggtctttaccctaagcaagaatgtTGGACGagtgggcaaggcccccaaggcgaggaggacggtgacacaagccgcttttgcgagtaccacggccacaccggccataaaCCGACAACCGTCGACatctaaggaacgccatcgaagagctaatccgaaaggggagcctcggcaagtatgtagcCGGAGGCCCAGAACAAGCGCCgacgggcgaatagaaaatcgcttttccaacggatgggagtaatccacgttgtcatcgggggaaacgagaacggtgggtcagctaatgggcataaacggcacctaaatgagttataccaagccatcaactttgtgcctaaaacagcgatccccgcttccaccatccccgatataaccattggaaagaaggactacgagggagtcgtcgccccgcacaaatgacccgcttgtagtccacctggatatagccaagcacttggtcaaaaggtgcctgattgacacaggcgcctacacgaacatcatgttcagggagtgctttcttaatctcggtctgaaAATTGGAGACCTGAACCCCTGCATtaacccactatacagcttctctggggccggcctggtaccccaggGGTCAATCGatccggtgatgttcggccaagcggacgcggctaaaaatgttttatcgagttcgtggttatcgatggttcgtctgcctacaatgttctcataggccgggtcactttgagcgaggccgatgcagtgatgtccatccgggccctgacattgatgtacgtctcggaccggggggaagcacaaaagctcgtctcaaaggacgagagagatgaaatagtcaatatccaagtatctgccagggggtgcaacatgcaatctctcaaagtggcgaagaaatcggagaaagggaagagcccatccttgcagcaggagggcgaaccgatggatactaatgtcggcatggtcgaaggagccgagaccgaggaagtggaaattgacccgggcgcaccgtaaATCTGTCGGTGTCGACACGGAGCCAAAATCGGagcgatctcctagacctgcgaggaagaacaaagatgtcttcgcatactcagctgccgagatgccaggcgtgagacgggaggtgatcgttcacaagctgaacgtactctccaccgctcggccgGTCAAGCGGAAGATGAGGAAATCCTCGGCCGAGAAGAAATGAGgtcggggacataccggctgacagacatggagggtgtgcctctaatgagcaattggaacacagacaaccttaggaagtATTTCGTAAAGCGGCGGAGGtatccgagaccgttgtgggcaccccaacgcgtgattatatcttatgaagagtgatccaagttttccatcgaagtgcttgtcccctccgtagtcgtcccaaagtagacgccacggccaaaagccgggcagtcactaccaaAGTAGACGTCAGgaccaaagccgggcagtcactacaaatgcagttgatactcgcgaaagcgaccaacatgcttaagaacgtataagtacagttgagaacgcaaatctgactgccccggccaatccgggagtggcagaggaagcgatcaatatgtctatagatacgaatgcagtcgagccgtaacctcgatcgCCTCGGCCAAAGctgggagtgacggggaaacgaccgatatgctaacatgtttacaacagcagttggaaagcgcaaatctgaccgcatCGGCATGACcgagagtggaggaggaagcgaccgacatgccaacatgttgctgaGCAAATTGGAAAACGTGAATCTTGCTACCTCGGCCTGTTCAGGTGCGGCAGAGGACATgaccaatatgctaaaaacgtttaagtacagttgagatacgcaatctaattgcctcggccaagccgaaggtaaaaagaaaaaagcgctcaatatgtttaaaaacgtaagaagacaactgaatggaggatgagatcaaagcctcggccaagccgaaggcaaataaacaaacttcattaaaaatgtttacaagtgagacaaaataaagtcgacggccgtccccataggggtagcctaagctcaacctaccaaagtttaacaaaaaaaagagaaggaacaacaaaaattacaacattcagacatgaagcgccaaaaggatggcagggaggaaaggctcaaaagttggcccccgaacagctgaaactgTCCGAAAggccaggtgagtctggtgacgaccgcccgtctccctatgcttgtcgccgctcgccaccggcagcagcagcagcatcaccgtcggtgggcggcccagaggacgacttggcagcttcgcgtgcccttgccctctcagcctcctctctagcctccttcaccttagcatcatggGCCGCCTTGACCGCAACTTCCTGAGCAGCCTTCACCGCCTTCGCCTCGGCCACGaccttggcctccgcagcagccgccttctcatccagaagcttgtcaaaatcttgccacggaaaagtgccttcaggaaggagctccttaatcgcatcccttgtagcatcttcagcttggtcccggtaccgggcacacatttcagggatgatgacggttttcagcatctcaatatccttctccctctgagcaaggatagcctttgtgcccttatgttccttcgcctcggccgaatgcagggtcttccatctttccctctgctcaaccatggccttataaccgccctcaaatttgtttctctcctcccgcaACTTAGCGACATCGCCAACGcactcaaccttagctctctcggccagaccaccttctcagcgtcctccttaagctttcgctcagcgaggaagtccttcatggtggTCAGGAAGTCCCGCTTCGTCTTCTCGGCCTCCTCCCTagaagcggcaagctcaagcctaagctgTTCGAGCGTAGGGGTAGTTTGAGCCACaagcttttcttgctcgataagatgagtgccggcaacttcagcccacttcaccagccttttggccaaccttatgccgtccgccctgagctgaacgaAGGAAACCTTCTTGGACGAGGAGTCGGCGGCGACATTTTTGTCGCCCGTCcgcacaggctgcttctctaattgccgttcagtgagaacaacagctggcgacggctgatctataaaaaacccagacaaagcgtccatgtcaacatttatcgacatatcagaaagcctgtcatcaggaatgaataaggaacctgctaaattcgagccatgggttagatccgtaccagtcctgaccttcttggattgagggccggctgacccctcCTTTTTCCCTGCCTcagtaacagcagcagcagcaggcgttgttcctttcctcttatttgaaggaggaggaccctccagaacggtgacgtcatcgtcaacattgacgaccaccttATCCTTTTGGATTACGGGGATTGGAGATCGAgttggagttgacgtcgtagccgccgcAGACGTTgcttttggtctccggcgcggcacgttaccgccaatatctgcttgagtcgcccccacatccattgccttcaacgcctgctccatgagttcgtgcggGGCATGCTTGAGATCACGCAACGCGGCTTTAGGGTGCAGTTCAACGACTCTCCTGTcctcgtcaagtcccaacttgcttaggatggagacagagagatcccggccaaatcgatctgcaagaaacaaagcagaagttaagcgaaagaagtaaaccgaggctcaaatatcgaagcataaaagcaaaggagggcctcataccgaccccactcatcctggctgagggccggtatgaggccgacgtggcaaagcggctcgtcttgaaggacgatctgcgtcggaggcattCATCCCTTcagcgtgccatccttctcagcctcgaacaTCCTCATTGCCCGCATTTTGCCGTCATTAAGATAAACTTTCTTGGCGTCCATCATAATCTTATTACAGGAGACATATCTTTCgtgctccccctgactctcacaccgcaaattgacacggcgctggaaggaccggggcagtggatagtcctccggaacctcgacatatacccaccgccccttccagtctttgcaggatgTCAGCTTGGAGACGGGCACGTAACCCGGCTcgatctgcacgctgtaccaccccatgacgccttgggtagacagccgaagatggtggagccgtcGGAAAAtgttcaccgttggggccacccccttaaagagacaaaaccatacgaagccaataatcgtcctaatgtccaacgggtgcagttgtgccacgacgacattcatggctttgattatggccgagACGCGTTCATAAAGAGGaaaacggagcccatactccagatgcctaatatacacgcctatacagccttcgggagggcaacagactgcctgatcaccctcagggacaataattctataccccctgccgaagttgTAATGGTCTTCgaaaagttcaggcccggagacagaagcgaacttgttcgtccaaacgcgatcaggtttaatcgagcaggcttcgccgtgccacaagtaatgcggcctctctgaatcagattgggtcttttcctcc
Encoded here:
- the LOC141602339 gene encoding thioredoxin H2-like yields the protein MGSNVSSTSCERKEAKARATPRAYRRCNAHRWTDTPPAESEVATDSCNFKNSNEDQSNMTIEIIRPNTNRVISFHSCSSWREYFQASKHSDKLIVIFFSASWCGFCRYMEPILDDLATEYTNVEFHKNDVVKLFDISREFRVTVMPTFLFIKRGKEVDKVIGTNHQEIRTKIEKHRA